The proteins below come from a single Falco rusticolus isolate bFalRus1 chromosome 8, bFalRus1.pri, whole genome shotgun sequence genomic window:
- the LOC119152299 gene encoding hepatitis A virus cellular receptor 1 homolog isoform X1 gives MSHFVLFHWIMVQIFIAHAASEAVVRGVVGQPVQLPCLYRVARHQDISDMCWGRGPCPNSKCSNKILHTTGNRVTFRKSQRYNLRGYISYGDVSLTIGKVKAEDAGTYCCRVEIPGWFNDIKQNIRLEVVRAPPVMTTTTRKAPVSPKHFRKTASAPQATSDHQTTAETAVLVTTTVPGPTTAATDHQATAGTAVLLTTTVPEATTAATKPPAVTTLETIAPPTFAGTANDAFLASIVTTSALPDFPTDFQEADTRIEDDSVFCSAEPVPLPGVTTEFPSTLPAAEGTKSAHTSLMVEEVPSAATTPPVPAMLQTPKRTFASTGISGSSDSKAEKHDGNRDKFVSYGVLIACLIVVSVLFILMPSLLFWKRKHTKKFIIKRT, from the exons ATGTCCCATTTTGTGCTGTTTCACTGGATTATGGTACAGATCTTTATAG CGCACGCAGCATCCGAGGCTGTTGTTAGAGGAGTAGTAGGGCAACCTGTTCAGCTGCCCTGCCTCTACCGGGTGGCACGCCATCAGGACATCTCCGACatgtgctggggcagaggccCGTGCCCAAATTCGAAGTGCAGTAACAAAATTTTGCACACCACTGGAAATCGGGTGACGTTCAGGAAATCTCAGAGGTACAATCTCCGGGGCTATATTTCCTATGGAGATGTGTCTCTCACAATCGGGAAGGTGAAGGCTGAAGATGCAGGTACATACTGCTGCCGCGTGGAGATCCCAGGCTGGTTCAATGACATCAAACAGAACATACGGCTGGAGGTGGTCAGAG CCCCTCCAGTGATGACAACCACTACAAGAAAGGCTCCCGTTTCCCCCAAACATTTTCGAAAAACAGCTTCTGCTCCCCAAGCAACCTCTGATCATCAAACAACAGCAGAGACTGCTGTTCTCGTGACAACCACTGTCCCTGGACCAACAACTGCAGCCACCGATCATCAAGCCACAGCAGGGACTGCTGTCCTCCTGACAACCACTGTCCCTGAAGCAACAACTGCAGCCACCAAGCCTCCAGCAGTAACTACACTGGAGACCATTGCTCCCCCAACATTTGCTGGAACAGCAAATGATGCTTTTCTAGCAAGTATAGTGACAACCAGTGCTCTCCCAGATTTTCCAACTGATTTCCAAGAAGCTGATACGAGGATTGAAGATGACAGCGTGTTCTGCTCAGCAGAGCCTGTCCCTCTTCCTGGAG tGACCACTGAATTCCCAAGTACActtccagctgcagagggaactAAAAGTGCTCACACTTCTCTCATGGTGGAAGAAGTGCCAAGTGCAG CAACAACCCCACCAGTGCCAGCCATGCTTCAGACCCCGAAGAGAACCTTTGCATCTACAG ggatTTCAGGAAGTTCAGATAGCAAGGCTGAAAAACATGATGGTAACAGAGATAAG TTTGTCAGCTATGGCGTTCTCATTGCCTGTCTCATAGTGGTGTCCGTTCTTTTCATATTGATGCCCTCACTGTTGTTTTGGAAAC gTAAACACACCAAGAAGTTTATAATAAAAAG GACATAA
- the LOC119152299 gene encoding hepatitis A virus cellular receptor 1 homolog isoform X2: MSHFVLFHWIMVQIFIAHAASEAVVRGVVGQPVQLPCLYRVARHQDISDMCWGRGPCPNSKCSNKILHTTGNRVTFRKSQRYNLRGYISYGDVSLTIGKVKAEDAGTYCCRVEIPGWFNDIKQNIRLEVVRAPPVMTTTTRKAPVSPKHFRKTASAPQATSDHQTTAETAVLVTTTVPGPTTAATDHQATAGTAVLLTTTVPEATTAATKPPAVTTLETIAPPTFAGTANDAFLASIVTTSALPDFPTDFQEADTRIEDDSVFCSAEPVPLPGVTTEFPSTLPAAEGTKSAHTSLMVEEVPSAATTPPVPAMLQTPKRTFASTVCQLWRSHCLSHSGVRSFHIDALTVVLET, translated from the exons ATGTCCCATTTTGTGCTGTTTCACTGGATTATGGTACAGATCTTTATAG CGCACGCAGCATCCGAGGCTGTTGTTAGAGGAGTAGTAGGGCAACCTGTTCAGCTGCCCTGCCTCTACCGGGTGGCACGCCATCAGGACATCTCCGACatgtgctggggcagaggccCGTGCCCAAATTCGAAGTGCAGTAACAAAATTTTGCACACCACTGGAAATCGGGTGACGTTCAGGAAATCTCAGAGGTACAATCTCCGGGGCTATATTTCCTATGGAGATGTGTCTCTCACAATCGGGAAGGTGAAGGCTGAAGATGCAGGTACATACTGCTGCCGCGTGGAGATCCCAGGCTGGTTCAATGACATCAAACAGAACATACGGCTGGAGGTGGTCAGAG CCCCTCCAGTGATGACAACCACTACAAGAAAGGCTCCCGTTTCCCCCAAACATTTTCGAAAAACAGCTTCTGCTCCCCAAGCAACCTCTGATCATCAAACAACAGCAGAGACTGCTGTTCTCGTGACAACCACTGTCCCTGGACCAACAACTGCAGCCACCGATCATCAAGCCACAGCAGGGACTGCTGTCCTCCTGACAACCACTGTCCCTGAAGCAACAACTGCAGCCACCAAGCCTCCAGCAGTAACTACACTGGAGACCATTGCTCCCCCAACATTTGCTGGAACAGCAAATGATGCTTTTCTAGCAAGTATAGTGACAACCAGTGCTCTCCCAGATTTTCCAACTGATTTCCAAGAAGCTGATACGAGGATTGAAGATGACAGCGTGTTCTGCTCAGCAGAGCCTGTCCCTCTTCCTGGAG tGACCACTGAATTCCCAAGTACActtccagctgcagagggaactAAAAGTGCTCACACTTCTCTCATGGTGGAAGAAGTGCCAAGTGCAG CAACAACCCCACCAGTGCCAGCCATGCTTCAGACCCCGAAGAGAACCTTTGCATCTACAG TTTGTCAGCTATGGCGTTCTCATTGCCTGTCTCATAGTGGTGTCCGTTCTTTTCATATTGATGCCCTCACTGTTGTTTTGGAAAC gTAA